The sequence below is a genomic window from Streptomyces sp. NBC_00582.
GTCGTCGCCGTCGTAGGGGATCCGCTGTTTCACGGTGGTGCCGCGCGGGCCCCGTGTCTTGACCTCCAGGAAGTCCAGCTCCGCGTCGACATAGCTGCGGACGCGGAGCTTGAAGCGGCGCCGGCGGGCGCGGGCGGCGCCCAGGTAGGCGTCGAGGCGCGGGGTGTCGTGGTAGAGCGAGCGGTAGCCGAAGTCCCGTCCGCCGTCGATCTCCAGGACCCGTACGTCACCGCCGAGGCCGCCGAGCAGGAAGGGCAGGTCGGCGAGCGGCAGCACGTACTTGCGGTCCACACGGGTCAGCAGCTCGGCGCGGGCGACGAGTTCGTCCAGGCTCACGGGGCGCAGGGCGCCGACGGCGGCGCCGAGCGAGTCGAGGGCCCTCACGCCGGGACCTTGCCGCGCGGTGCCCGTACCTCGTCGTCGACGACGTACCGGACCTCGACCTGGGTGGTGTCGTTGACGAGGTCGACGCCCTTGACCGACAGGTTCACCACCCGCCCGCCGAGCAGCACCTCCAGGTGGGCGCGCAGGGCGCTCTCGTCGGTGTGCGCGGAGTCCAGCCGCAGGCTGCGGGTGCGGTGCCGGGCGAAGAGGCGGGGGTGGTCGGCGACGTAGAGCGTGCCGACGAGCAGCGCCGTCAGCGCGACCGGCAGCCCGGACGTCTCCTCGGGGACGCCGTTGAGCAGGCCGATCGCGAGGGCCGCGAAGTAATAGGCGATCTCGTGCTGGGCGATCTCGTACGACCGCAGCCGGATGATCGACAGCACCCCGAACAGGCCCATGCCGAGTCCGATCCCCACCGCGGCCTGACTCAGCGTCATCGCGACGGCGAGGACCCCCACGTTGATCCCGAGGAACGCGGTGACCAGGTCCCGTCGGTGATGGCGGGGGAAGTACACGGCGAAGGCGAGGACGGCGATGGCGGCCAGGTCCGTGGCGACGAGGAGCGGTCGGGTGCTCATGTCACGACGATCGGGGCGCCGGCTGTGAAGCGGCTTTGAACTCCGTTAAGCGACGTTGAGAAGTGCCGGGAAAGAACGGGCAACCTGCCGACAAAGCACGGGAAAAGCCCTGCTAAAGTCCGCTCACTTGGGCGAGGGCAGGGGGCCCTCGTGGGGAGGACCAGCACGTGGGCATGCACGCCCGGAGAACGGGCGGCGTGACCGCCGCCGTCTCCGCCCTCGCGGTCGCCGTCGCGACCGTCGTCACCGCCGTCGGCGGCGGCACCGCCGTGGCGACGGGATCCGGTGACACCACCGAGATCACGCTCACCGACCCGGCATCGGCCGAACCGCGCACCGAGCGGCCGCTGGTCGCCGGGGAGACGGGCTATCTGCACCGGCAGAGCGGCGTCGACGGCCTGCTGTGGACCGACGCCACCACCGGCGCCACGGTCACCGTGTCGACCGGGGACGGCGTCTACGCGCCGTCCCTGCCCTGCGCCACCGTCACCAGTGTGTGCCGCACGGCCTGGTACGGCTCCGACGGCGACCTCGTCGCCCTGCCGACGGCCCTCTCCTCGAAGTCCGTCACCCTGTGGGACCCGGCGACACGTACGACGTCCACCGTGACCTCGTCGTACTCCTACCGGGCACTGGCGGGCGAGACGGTCGTGACGGGCCGTACCCTCATCGACTTCCCGGGCGGGGAGCGGCGGGAGCGGACGATCACCGGCGACGACGCGTCCACCATCCAGGACAACACGGTGGCCGCCGCCGACTCCCACGGCGTGCTGATCAAGGTCGGCAGCGCCACTTCCGTGATCTCCTACGTCGACATCGACACGGCCGTCGAGACGCGTGCCTTCGAGGACGTCCCCACCGGCGCGTACGGCGTCCTGGGCGACGAGCGGTTCGGCTGGTACGACCCCGACAGCGGCGATCTGCACCTGAAGTCCCGCACCGATCCGGCCGGCGAGGAGCAGGTGTACGACCTGCCCCACCTCGGTGACCTCAGAGGCGTCCCCGTCCTCGTCGGCGATCGTCTGGTGCTGTCCGTCACCGGGGGGAGCAGCCTGACGGCCGTGTCCCTCACCGACGGCACCTCGCAGACGCTGCTCACCGCCTCCGGCGACTACGCGCTGCCCGTGTCCGGCACCGCGCTGGTCAGCGGCGGCACCGGGGCCGACGACTGGTGGCTCCAGCGTGTCGAGGCGGGCGAGGACGGTACGCCCGCGCTGACGAAGGTGGCGCGGATCCCGGCCGTGGAGAACGCCAAGACGGGCCTCGCCCTCAGCCGGGGCACCCTGCGCGTGGTGGAGAGCGGCGGTACCACCTCGGTCCGCACCCTCACCACCGACGGCGGCACCTCGCTGGAGTCCTCCGCCGCCACCGGCAGCGTGACGGTCAGCCCCGCCTGCCCCTACCCGGGCGTCCGCTGCGCCCCCCTGTGGGGCAACCTGACCTACGAGTCGCGCGACGTGTACCTCACGACCTACGCCGGTGCCACCGATCAGCGGCTCGACCGGATCAAGGTCACGGGCTCCTCCAACCCGATCGAGTTCGGCACCTCCGGCGGCACACTCGTCGACGTGTCCGACGACTACGTGGTCTACCAGTCGGGCGGCACCTCGCCCGCCCAGTACGTCTGGGAGATCGACCAGGGCCAGAAGCTGAAGCGCGGCGGCCGCGCCGCCGCCCTGAACGGCTCCACCCTCTGGAGCGCCACGTCCACCGCCGGCCAGGTCACCTCGTACAGCCTCACCGACGAGAAGACGCTCGGCACGGTCACCCTCCCCGGCGCCGGCTGCGTCCCCACCGAGCTCCAGGCCGCCGGCCACTGGCTGTACTGGGCGTGCGGCACGTCGTCGGCGGGTGTCTACGACACCGGGGCGGGCACGTCGGTCGCGGTCGCCCCGGGCGATGTCCTGCTGGGCGACGGTTTCACCGTCCGCCACGACCACTCCACCGACGAACTGGTCCTCACCGAGGCCGCCTCCGGCACCACCCGCACGCTGGCCTCCGGCATCCCCGAGACCGGCGTCGACGCCGACCGCCGCTTCCGCTGGACGGTGGACGAGAACACGGGCCTGGTCGCCTGGTTCGACGGCTATGAGCGCACGCACGTCGCCACGACCGGGGTGACCCCGTCGGCACCGACCGCGTTCCGGACGGAGATCGACGACTACTCGGCCGTCCTGGGCTCCGCCCGCTACTGGACCGCCACCTGGCTGCTGTCCCGCCCGGTCACCTCCTGGTCCCTGACCTTCGCCTCCGTGCAGAGCGGCCCCACCGGCAAGGCCACCCGCACGCTCACCGGCGGCCCGGCCGCCGCGTACCTCGACGCCACCTGGAACGGCCTGACCTCGGCCGGCGTCCGCTTCCCCAACGGCACCTACAAGTGGACCCTGCGCGCGACCGGTCCGGGCGGCTCCACGGCGGCCACGGTGGCGAGCGGCAGCCGCTTCGTCCACGAGGGCGCACCGGTCCGCCACGACTACGGCAGCGTCGACGGCCCCGACGGCATCGGCGACCTGCTCACCCTCAGCACCACGGGCACGCTCACCGTCCACCAGAACACGGGCGGCGGGAAGTTCGCCGAGAAGCGCATCGGCACCGGCTGGCCCAGGACCATCACGGCCGTCCCCTTCGGCGACCTCAGCGGCGACCGCTGCAACGACGTCCTCGTACGGCTCGGCAGTGGCGCCCTGCGCCTGTACAAGCCGCGCTGCAACGGGGACATCACACCCTCGACGAAGTACACCACCCTCGCCACCAGCGGCTGGAACCAGTACGACGTCCTCACCTCGCCCGGTGACCTCACCGGCGACGGCCGCCCCGACCTGGTCGCCCGAGCCGCCTCCACCGGCACGCTGTACCTGTTCAAGGGCACCAGCACCGGCAAGCTGACCTCGCGGGTGAAGCTGTACGACGACCTGAGGACGTACAAGAGGATCGTGGGCGCCGGGGACCTGGACGGGGACGGCATCGGGGATCTGCTCGCCCAGGACAAGGCCAACACCCTCTACCGGTACTCCGGCACCGGGAAGGGCACCTTCTCCGCCCGCGTGAAGCTGTTCGCGAACTGGGGCTCCTCCTACAACGCCGTCGTCGGCGTCGGTGACCTCAACGGCGACGGCCGCTGCGACCTCGTCGCCCGCGACACCGCCGGGAAGCTGTACCGGCAGTACGGCGACGGCAAGGGCTCGTTCGGTTCGCGGACGCTGTTCGGGTCCGGCTGGGGCGGGTACAAGGCGCTCTTCTGACGCGGGCACGTGACAGGGCGTCACCCGGCCGGGTGGTCCGCGCAGGACAGCCCGGCCGGGCCGTGCTCCGCTGGACGTGTGCAGCTGCTCCCCGTGCCCGTCCGCCGGCTCGCCGCCTGGTGTGCGGTGATCCTGCTGGTCGCGGGCGTGGCGTACGTCGGGATCCGGCTGTGCGCGACGTTCCGTACGGCCGTGACGCCGGTGCTGCTCGCGCTGCTCGGGACCGCGCTGCTGCGCCCCCTGTACAAGCGGCTGGTGAGGGCGCGGATGCCGCGCTCGATCGCGGCGGCGCTGACCTGTGTGGCCGTCGTCGCGGTCGTCGGCGGCGCGGTGTACGTGGTGGTCGCCGCGCTGATCGACACCGGGGACCAGATCGTGGACTCCCTCAAGGACGCGGCGCGGAGCGTCGCCGAGCACTTCGGGGCGGCCGGGACCTCGCTGGACGACCTCGCGTCCAACTCCCGGGACCTGCTGACGAAGTTCGGCGGGACGGCGGCCTCCAATGTGATCAGCGGGGTCAGCGTGGTCGGCGAGACCATCGCGATGGCCGTCCTCGCGCTGCTGCTGGTCTTCTTCTTCCTCCGGGACTCCGACCGCGCCGCCGAGGCCCTGCGCTCGGTGGCCCCGGGCGGCACCGGGGACACCCTGGAGGCGATGAGCCGGCGGGCCTTCGCGGCGGTGGAGGGCTTCATGCGGGGGACGACCCTGATCGCCCTCATCGACGCCGTGTGCATCACCGTCGGCCTGCTCGTCCTCGACGTCCCGGGCGCCCCGGGCCTCGGCGCCCTCGTCTTCGTCGGCGCGTACATCCCCTACCTGGGCGCCTTCCTCTCCGGCGCGGTCGCCGTCCTCGTCGCCCTCGCCGACCGGGGGTTCGTCATCGCGCTGTGGGCCCTGGGGGTCGTCCTCGCCGTACAGGTCCTGGAGGGCCATGTCCTGCAGCCCGCCATCCAGAGCCGCACCGTCCAGATGCACCCCGCCGCCGTCATGCTCGCCATCACCGCCGGCGCCTCCGTGGCCGGCATCCTCGGCATGCTCCTCGCGGTCCCCGTGACGGCGGCGGGATTCGGGGTGCTGAGCGAGCTGCGGACGCGCTACGGCGCCGAGGGGCCGTCGGAGCCGCCCGGGCCGCCGGCCTCGTAGAGCTCGAACCAGATCGTCTTGCCCTCGCCCCGCGGTGCCACCCCCCAGGTGTCCGCGAGGAGTTCGATGAGGACCAGGCCCCGGCCCGAGGAGGCGAGTTCGCCGGGGCGCCGGCGGTGGGGGAGGTCGTCGCCGGCGTCGGTGACCTCGACGCGGATACGGCGTTCGCCGGGGGTGCCGGTGACCTCGGCGACCAGGAGGGCGTCGGCGTCCGTATGGACGAGGACGTTGGTGAGGGTCTCGGACAGGAGCAGCACCGCCGAGTCGACCTGGTCCGCGCTCGGCCAGTCGTGGAGGAGTTCGCGGAGCTGCTGCCGGCCCACCGCGATCCGTTCGGGCTCGGCCTGGGCCACGGTCAGCATGGTGCGGCGGACCGGCGTGCGCGGCGGCGCCTGGGCGGCCGGGCCGCAGTCCGGCCCTCCGTGGCGGCACAGGAGCAGGACGGCGATGTCGTCGCCCCGGCGGTCGGCGAGCGGGCCGGGGGTGTGGTGGGAGGAGGGGCCGTGCACGGCCTGGACGAGCGCGTCGGCCAGTTCCTCGAGGTCTCCCTCGTGGCTCTCCAAAATCGTCCGGACGCGGCTCCAGCCGGTGTCGAGGTCGTGGCCGCCGGTCTCCAGCAGGCCGTCGGTGCACAGCATCAGCGACTCGCCGGGCTCCAGGGCGAGCCGGGTGGTGGGGTAGTCGGCGGTGGGGTCGACGCCGAGGGGGAGGCCACCGGCGGTGGCGCGGACCATGACCGTGCCGTCGGCCATCCGCACGGCCGGGTCGAGATGCCCGGCCCGGGCCGTCTCCAGCACACCGGTCACCGGGTCGACCTCGATGTAGAGACAGGTCGCGAAGCGCAGGTCGGTGTCGTCGCCGGCCTGGTTGATGCCGTGCAGGAAGCCGGAGGCGCGGGAGAGGACGGCATCGGGGCGGTGGCCCTCGGCGGCGTAGGCGCGCAGGGCGATCCGCAGCTGGCCCATGAGCCCGGCGGCCCGCACGTCGTGCCCCTGGACGTCCCCGATGACCAGCGCGAAGCGGCCGCTGGGAAGGGGGATCATGTCGTACCAGTCGCCGCCGACCTGGAGGCCGCCGCCGGTCGGTATGTAGCGGGCGGCCAGGGTCATGCCGGGTATCTCGGGGCCGAGCGTGGGCAGCATCGACCGCTGGAGGCCGTCGGTCAGCTCGCGCTGGGTCTCGGCGGCGCCCGCGCGGGTCAGGGCCTGGGCGAGCATCCGGGCGACGGTGGTGAGGACGGACCGCTCGTCCGGGGTGAAGGCCACGGGATGGGTGAAGGCGGCCATCCAGGCGCCCATGGTCCGCCCGGCCACCGTCAGCGGCACGAACGCCCATGACTCCCGGCCGAAGTGCGCGGCCATCGGCCAGGTGAGCGGGTAGCGCTCCTTGTACTGCCCGGGGGAGGAGAGATAGACGGCCCGGCCGGTGCGCACGACCTCGGCGGCGGGGTAGTCCGTGTCCACGGGCATATGGGTGAAGGGGCCCTCGTCACCGGGCTGCTGCCCATGGTGGCCGATGATCGTCAGCCGGTCCCCGTCGACCCCGAAGACGGCGAGCCCGTCCGGCGAGAACCCGGGCATCGCCAGGCCCGCCGCGACCCGCAGCACCTCCTCCGTGGACCGCGCCTCCGCCAGCGCCCGGCCCGCATCCAGCAGGAACGCCTCCCGTGAACGCCGCCAGTCACCGGTGACGGCGGTGCGCCCGGCGGGGGTGCCCGGACGGGGCTCGGTGACCTCCTGGAGGGTGCCGATCAGCTCGTAGGCCCGCTTCTCCGGGTCGTACGACG
It includes:
- a CDS encoding DUF4956 domain-containing protein: MSTRPLLVATDLAAIAVLAFAVYFPRHHRRDLVTAFLGINVGVLAVAMTLSQAAVGIGLGMGLFGVLSIIRLRSYEIAQHEIAYYFAALAIGLLNGVPEETSGLPVALTALLVGTLYVADHPRLFARHRTRSLRLDSAHTDESALRAHLEVLLGGRVVNLSVKGVDLVNDTTQVEVRYVVDDEVRAPRGKVPA
- a CDS encoding AI-2E family transporter codes for the protein MQLLPVPVRRLAAWCAVILLVAGVAYVGIRLCATFRTAVTPVLLALLGTALLRPLYKRLVRARMPRSIAAALTCVAVVAVVGGAVYVVVAALIDTGDQIVDSLKDAARSVAEHFGAAGTSLDDLASNSRDLLTKFGGTAASNVISGVSVVGETIAMAVLALLLVFFFLRDSDRAAEALRSVAPGGTGDTLEAMSRRAFAAVEGFMRGTTLIALIDAVCITVGLLVLDVPGAPGLGALVFVGAYIPYLGAFLSGAVAVLVALADRGFVIALWALGVVLAVQVLEGHVLQPAIQSRTVQMHPAAVMLAITAGASVAGILGMLLAVPVTAAGFGVLSELRTRYGAEGPSEPPGPPAS
- a CDS encoding ATP-binding SpoIIE family protein phosphatase; this encodes MRAGESLPAVGEVLASLATGLWHWSTATGQVTVDAEAARLLGLPPEGAVLSEAQTRARLHPVDWNEITGVVQLAVAEGTLAEVRIRIMDEQGRVVRVVRSRSKPSYDPEKRAYELIGTLQEVTEPRPGTPAGRTAVTGDWRRSREAFLLDAGRALAEARSTEEVLRVAAGLAMPGFSPDGLAVFGVDGDRLTIIGHHGQQPGDEGPFTHMPVDTDYPAAEVVRTGRAVYLSSPGQYKERYPLTWPMAAHFGRESWAFVPLTVAGRTMGAWMAAFTHPVAFTPDERSVLTTVARMLAQALTRAGAAETQRELTDGLQRSMLPTLGPEIPGMTLAARYIPTGGGLQVGGDWYDMIPLPSGRFALVIGDVQGHDVRAAGLMGQLRIALRAYAAEGHRPDAVLSRASGFLHGINQAGDDTDLRFATCLYIEVDPVTGVLETARAGHLDPAVRMADGTVMVRATAGGLPLGVDPTADYPTTRLALEPGESLMLCTDGLLETGGHDLDTGWSRVRTILESHEGDLEELADALVQAVHGPSSHHTPGPLADRRGDDIAVLLLCRHGGPDCGPAAQAPPRTPVRRTMLTVAQAEPERIAVGRQQLRELLHDWPSADQVDSAVLLLSETLTNVLVHTDADALLVAEVTGTPGERRIRVEVTDAGDDLPHRRRPGELASSGRGLVLIELLADTWGVAPRGEGKTIWFELYEAGGPGGSDGPSAP
- a CDS encoding FG-GAP repeat domain-containing protein produces the protein MHARRTGGVTAAVSALAVAVATVVTAVGGGTAVATGSGDTTEITLTDPASAEPRTERPLVAGETGYLHRQSGVDGLLWTDATTGATVTVSTGDGVYAPSLPCATVTSVCRTAWYGSDGDLVALPTALSSKSVTLWDPATRTTSTVTSSYSYRALAGETVVTGRTLIDFPGGERRERTITGDDASTIQDNTVAAADSHGVLIKVGSATSVISYVDIDTAVETRAFEDVPTGAYGVLGDERFGWYDPDSGDLHLKSRTDPAGEEQVYDLPHLGDLRGVPVLVGDRLVLSVTGGSSLTAVSLTDGTSQTLLTASGDYALPVSGTALVSGGTGADDWWLQRVEAGEDGTPALTKVARIPAVENAKTGLALSRGTLRVVESGGTTSVRTLTTDGGTSLESSAATGSVTVSPACPYPGVRCAPLWGNLTYESRDVYLTTYAGATDQRLDRIKVTGSSNPIEFGTSGGTLVDVSDDYVVYQSGGTSPAQYVWEIDQGQKLKRGGRAAALNGSTLWSATSTAGQVTSYSLTDEKTLGTVTLPGAGCVPTELQAAGHWLYWACGTSSAGVYDTGAGTSVAVAPGDVLLGDGFTVRHDHSTDELVLTEAASGTTRTLASGIPETGVDADRRFRWTVDENTGLVAWFDGYERTHVATTGVTPSAPTAFRTEIDDYSAVLGSARYWTATWLLSRPVTSWSLTFASVQSGPTGKATRTLTGGPAAAYLDATWNGLTSAGVRFPNGTYKWTLRATGPGGSTAATVASGSRFVHEGAPVRHDYGSVDGPDGIGDLLTLSTTGTLTVHQNTGGGKFAEKRIGTGWPRTITAVPFGDLSGDRCNDVLVRLGSGALRLYKPRCNGDITPSTKYTTLATSGWNQYDVLTSPGDLTGDGRPDLVARAASTGTLYLFKGTSTGKLTSRVKLYDDLRTYKRIVGAGDLDGDGIGDLLAQDKANTLYRYSGTGKGTFSARVKLFANWGSSYNAVVGVGDLNGDGRCDLVARDTAGKLYRQYGDGKGSFGSRTLFGSGWGGYKALF